One genomic window of Acidimicrobiia bacterium includes the following:
- a CDS encoding Ig-like domain-containing protein, whose product MARGRVWISRVAGVFGVIVVVAVVAVGIVATRSSHVTGSSAPGSASSAPSAGQIRARLAANLRVLPASGATAVSPATPVVVHAGAGTVASVQLTSAQGAVAGRLVAANEWQATGELAYGTQYRIVATVAGASDARTTTTTTFTTVAPQSAFDAAVFPHSGLTLGVGQPVSFRFSRDIETPEARADMLRHLQVTESVPVPGGWHWFSNHEVHFRPKTFWPIGEHIGVQWNLKGATTGAGAWGQGSGEEHFAIGQSRVSYANLLTHTMNVTLNGRTIATYPISGGKPTDPTMNGVHLVLDRESVVEMNSATNGVPVDSPDGYDELVYSDVHISDTGEYVHAAPWSVNSQGHQNVSHGCINLSPGNAATFFDFSRVGDIVVVTGSARPPVPGDHGVMDWDAPWSQFTPQPMPIADLGRHHVER is encoded by the coding sequence ATGGCTCGCGGCAGAGTCTGGATCTCGCGAGTGGCAGGGGTGTTCGGCGTGATCGTCGTCGTCGCCGTGGTGGCGGTCGGCATCGTCGCGACGCGTTCGTCCCATGTCACGGGCTCGAGCGCGCCCGGATCTGCGTCGTCCGCGCCGAGCGCGGGCCAGATCCGCGCCCGGCTCGCCGCGAATCTTCGGGTGCTGCCCGCGTCGGGCGCGACCGCGGTGTCGCCCGCGACGCCCGTCGTCGTGCACGCCGGCGCGGGAACGGTCGCGAGTGTGCAGCTCACGAGCGCGCAGGGCGCGGTCGCGGGCCGGCTCGTCGCCGCGAACGAATGGCAGGCGACCGGCGAGCTCGCGTACGGCACGCAGTACCGAATCGTCGCGACGGTCGCCGGCGCGAGCGACGCGCGCACGACCACCACGACGACGTTCACGACGGTCGCGCCGCAGTCCGCGTTCGACGCTGCGGTCTTCCCGCATTCGGGTCTCACGCTCGGCGTGGGTCAGCCGGTCTCGTTCCGCTTCAGCCGCGACATCGAGACGCCGGAAGCGCGCGCCGACATGCTGCGACACCTGCAGGTCACCGAGTCGGTGCCCGTGCCCGGCGGCTGGCATTGGTTCAGCAACCACGAGGTGCACTTCCGGCCGAAGACCTTCTGGCCGATCGGTGAGCACATCGGCGTGCAGTGGAATCTCAAAGGCGCGACCACGGGTGCGGGCGCGTGGGGCCAGGGGAGCGGTGAGGAGCACTTCGCGATCGGCCAGTCGCGCGTCTCCTACGCGAACCTGCTCACGCACACCATGAACGTGACGCTGAACGGTCGCACGATCGCGACCTACCCGATCAGCGGCGGCAAGCCGACCGATCCGACGATGAACGGCGTGCACCTCGTGCTCGACCGCGAGAGCGTCGTCGAGATGAACTCCGCGACGAACGGCGTACCGGTCGACTCGCCCGACGGTTACGACGAGCTCGTCTACAGCGACGTGCACATCTCCGACACCGGTGAGTACGTGCACGCGGCGCCGTGGTCGGTGAACAGTCAAGGCCACCAGAACGTGTCGCACGGGTGCATCAACCTGAGTCCCGGGAACGCCGCGACGTTCTTCGACTTCAGCCGCGTCGGCGACATCGTCGTCGTCACCGGCAGCGCGCGGCCGCCGGTTCCCGGCGACCACGGTGTCATGGACTGGGACGCACCATGGTCGCAGTTCACGCCCCAGCCCATGCCGATCGCCGACCTCGGCCGGCACCACGTCGAGCGGTAG